A stretch of alpha proteobacterium HIMB59 DNA encodes these proteins:
- a CDS encoding Binding-protein-dependent transport system inner membrane component (PFAM: Binding-protein-dependent transport system inner membrane component; overlaps another CDS with the same product name): MMAPAVILLLGWMLAPLTTTLYFSFKKYLPLRGGDLGWVGFDNYVRFVTSSSFWPSVYTTLIIVGFVLAITVIFGVLLALLLDQPMWGQGIVRILVIAPFFVMPTVSGLVWKNMFMDPINGILAHLWRFFGLQPLEWLSQFSMGSIILIVSWQWLPFATLILLTAIQSLDREQLEAAEMDGANTTKRFGYIILPHLSRAITIVILIQTIFLLSIFAEIFVTTAGAFGTKTLTYLIFQRVLESQNIGLGSAGGVYAIILANIVAIFLMRIVGKSLDAKES, translated from the coding sequence ATGATGGCACCTGCTGTTATTCTTTTGCTGGGCTGGATGCTAGCCCCCCTTACCACTACTCTCTATTTCAGTTTTAAAAAATACCTTCCCCTTCGAGGTGGTGATCTTGGCTGGGTTGGTTTTGATAATTATGTTCGTTTTGTAACATCAAGTTCTTTTTGGCCAAGCGTCTATACAACATTAATTATTGTAGGTTTTGTTTTAGCCATCACCGTTATTTTTGGAGTTTTATTAGCTCTTCTTTTAGACCAACCGATGTGGGGTCAGGGGATCGTGCGCATCCTAGTGATTGCCCCTTTCTTTGTCATGCCAACGGTCTCTGGTCTTGTATGGAAGAATATGTTTATGGATCCGATTAATGGGATCTTGGCTCACCTATGGAGATTTTTTGGACTTCAACCCTTAGAGTGGCTGAGCCAGTTTAGTATGGGATCGATTATTTTAATTGTGAGTTGGCAGTGGCTTCCTTTCGCTACTCTTATTCTCTTGACTGCTATTCAATCCTTGGATCGAGAGCAACTGGAGGCGGCAGAGATGGATGGAGCGAATACCACCAAACGCTTTGGCTATATCATTCTTCCTCACCTTTCTCGTGCGATCACTATTGTCATTCTCATTCAAACTATTTTCTTACTTTCAATTTTTGCCGAAATCTTTGTCACCACAGCCGGTGCCTTTGGAACCAAGACTCTTACGTATTTGATCTTCCAGCGAGTATTAGAAAGTCAAAATATTGGACTGGGTTCAGCTGGAGGTGTCTACGCCATTATCTTAGCCAATATCGTGGCCATCTTTTTAATGAGGATCGTGGGTAAATCCCTCGATGCGAAGGAGAGTTAA
- a CDS encoding Binding-protein-dependent transport system inner membrane component (PFAM: Binding-protein-dependent transport system inner membrane component; overlaps another CDS with the same product name), protein MRRRVKMARSVKNQQKMINTVVAWTIGLLIFFPVLWTVLTSFKTEGQAINDPPLFLFFDWTLENYAIVQERSDYMKFLWNSIFVAGGSTLLGILIAVPAAWSMAFVPTKRTKDILLWMLSTKMLPAVGVLYPIYIGCIKLGLLDSRLALVIILMLINLPIIVWMLYTYFREIPRDILEASRMDGASLWKEIVYVLTPMAIPGIASTILLNLILAWNESFWTLNLTAAKAGTLTAFIASYSSPEGLFFAKLSAASTMAIAPILILGWFSQKQLVRGLTFGAVK, encoded by the coding sequence ATGCGAAGGAGAGTTAAAATGGCTAGAAGTGTTAAAAATCAACAAAAAATGATCAATACCGTTGTTGCCTGGACCATTGGACTTCTTATTTTCTTTCCTGTTCTTTGGACGGTGCTGACTAGTTTTAAAACTGAAGGTCAGGCAATTAACGATCCACCCTTATTCTTATTCTTTGACTGGACCTTAGAGAATTATGCGATTGTCCAAGAGCGATCCGATTATATGAAATTTTTATGGAATTCGATTTTTGTAGCTGGGGGCTCTACCTTGCTCGGAATTTTAATTGCCGTTCCAGCGGCCTGGTCGATGGCCTTTGTTCCCACCAAACGCACCAAGGATATTTTGTTGTGGATGCTTTCGACGAAAATGCTTCCTGCTGTGGGTGTTCTCTATCCTATTTATATTGGTTGTATTAAATTAGGTCTTTTGGATAGCCGTCTTGCTTTAGTAATCATCTTAATGTTGATTAATTTACCTATTATCGTATGGATGCTCTATACATACTTTCGAGAAATTCCTCGTGATATCTTAGAAGCCTCTCGTATGGATGGTGCTTCTTTGTGGAAAGAGATTGTCTACGTGCTGACACCCATGGCAATCCCTGGAATTGCTTCAACAATATTATTAAACTTAATTTTAGCCTGGAATGAATCATTCTGGACTTTAAATCTGACAGCTGCAAAGGCGGGTACCTTGACTGCCTTTATTGCAAGCTACTCTAGTCCTGAGGGATTATTTTTTGCCAAACTCAGCGCAGCCTCAACAATGGCGATTGCTCCGATCTTGATCTTGGGTTGGTTTAGTCAAAAACAATTAGTACGCGGATTAACCTTTGGAGCCGTGAAGTAA